Sequence from the Paenibacillus tundrae genome:
AGTTATGACGACCACCGAACTTGCGTTTACGTCCGTCAGCATCTACACGGAGCACATCCGGATATTTTTTGGCCATCCAAGCTGGATGAGCTGCTGTACTTGTAGCCAGGCATACGTAGACACCGCTTTCATACAAACTATTAATTAATTGGTCGAGCCCTTCAAAATTATAAGTAACCTCATCAGGCTGAATTAATGCCCAAGAGAATACGTTGATGGTTGCCATATCAATGCCTGCTAATTTGAACATTCTCAGGTCTTCAAGATGGGTTTCGTGATCCCACTGCTCAGGGTTGTAGTCTCCACCATAGAACATTTTGGGCAATTTGTGACTAATCAATGTGTTCACCTCTTGTATAAGAATAATTGTATAATATATGATTCATATAACATTTAAAATATAAGAAAAGTAATGACGCATATAAGAATATGGAAATGATATATTTGCAATGATGAGGAGGGAAGCATGTGATCATATCAGCTCAGCATGAACGTTACTTTATGACTTCAAGGGATCAGACCCTTCCGCTTTACATCGAGAGCATTGGTTATAATGGGAGCCAAGAGAGCGTGAAGAGACCCGCAGGATACCCCTGTTATCACTGGTTGCAGACGGTTAAGGGAGCTGGAGAGTTCAGATTTGCCGGTTCAACCTTGATCCTGGGGGAGTCATCCGGCATATTAATGCCACCAAACGTACCTCATGAATACTTGCGCTCCCAAGGCGATTGGGAGACTTTGTATATTACATTTGCTGGTTCACAATGTTCTGCGATTACGGAGGGGCTCGGTTTGGGAGAGGCGGCTATCTATCAATGGGAAGTAGACAGTCCGCCAGAGCATTATGGTAGACAAGTGCTTGGTTCAATGGGAAGTGATCAGGATTTATCTGGACTAGAGGCTTCTGCGGATATGTATCGATTTTTGATTCTATTGAAAAAGCATGGGATGAAAGGCAGTCGCTCATCGATCTCACATGCAGTTGAGAGACTGGCGCCGTTAATAGCCTATATGGAGCGGCATTATGCTGATCCAGATATTGGACTGGAAGAGATGGCAGCAATCCTTGGAATCACACCTAGACATTTGAATACTCTATTTAAGCAATCCTTCGGTATGACGGCGTACAGCTATTTTATTCTTTTGCGCATTCGCAAATCGAAAGAGCTCATGACTGGAGATCGTATGCTAACGATTAAGGAAACGGCTACCAGGGTGGGTTTCCGTGATGCGAGCCATTTTGTCGCTACATTTCGCCGTATTGAGCATGTAACGCCTGAACAATTTCGGACATTATACTAATCTTTATATCTACAATTGTGCCAAATCTCACTATGCATGTGGACATAATTCATGTAACCTATAACCAAATGACTAGGGAGCTTGAGATAAGCCCTAAATAATGATGCTGTTCAGATATTGATGACCGAAGCTGGTTGCCGTTATGATGGTATCAATTCCAAAAGTAGTGAGCCTGTGCAAAGGAATGAAACCGTTGTACGGAGAGAAAGGATGAGTCGAATTGACATCAATTATTCCATTATGGGATCACGCCGCACCTTATGCAGCGATTGGGCATGAGGATGAAATGCCTCATCTGATTCCTTTTATTCACCCGGGTTCCGAGAGCGCTGTCATTATATGCCCAGGAGGCGGTTATGGATTTCTTGCCGACCATGAAGGCGCACCGATCGCTGAATTGTTGAATCGTGCAGGCATTAGCGCATTCGTGCTTAAATATCGCGTGGCACCACATCAGCAACCTGCACCCCTAACAGACGGTCAACGGGCTATCCGATATGTGCGTGCCCACGCAGAAGATTTCGGGATTCATCCTTCCAAAATTGCTGTGCTTGGTTTCTCAGCTGGCGGTCATCTGACAGCTATGCTGGGAACGGTATACGATGAAGGGCAAACCGAGCATGCTGATCCAATTGAACGTGTGAGCTCACGCCCGGATCGAATTATTCTGTGTTATCCGGTCATCACGATGGAATCTTATGGACATGCTGGTTCTCGGGAAAATCTATTAGGTCCTGAGGCTTCAGACGAACTAGTTATAGCGTATAGTGCGGAAAAGCAAGTGAAGGCCGATGCACCTGAAGCATTCATCTGGCATACAAGCGATGATGGAGCGGTTCCTGTCCAAAATAGTTTGCGTTACGCTCTTGCACTAGGCACACATGGTATTCCGTATGACTTGCACGTGTTTGAGAAGGGCTCCCATGGATTAGGACTCGCTGAGGACAATGCAGCGGTAAGTGCCTGGTCTGGACTATGTCTTACCTGGTTGAAAAATCAAGGCTGGTAAGGGTGAGAGCTGAATATCATCACCATCCTTCAACATGCTTCATCATGCCTGAATGCAGAGGAGAAATTGATCATGAAATTTCAAAGAAATGATAAAGTCCTTTTTATCGGGGATTCCATTACAGATTGCGGACGTGAACATCCTGTCGGGGAAGGAAGCAATGGTCTAGGACACGGTTACGTAGCCCAAGTGTATGCTCTGCTTCGTTCCATATATCCTGAATTGATGTTACGTGTGCAAAATGTGGGTAATGGTGGGAATACGATTCGTGATCTGAAGCAGCGCTGGGATCGGGACGTCCTGGATCTTAAACCAGACTGGCTGACCATCATGATCGGAATTAATGATGTATGGCGTCAATTTGACAATCCATTATCTACAGACTCACATGTATTCCTTGAGGAATATGAATCCACACTGCGAGAGCTGGTTGCATCGGTTCGTCCAAGCCTAAAAGGACTTGTGCTTATGACGCCTTATTATTTGGAAGCGAATCCAGAAGATCCAATGCGTGCTACGATGGATATTTATGGTGAAGCTGTGCGCAGAGTTGCTGCGGAATTCGATGCAATCTATGTGGACACACAGGCTGCTTTTGCTCCATTCTGGGATCATTATTATACTTCGGTTCTGACGTATGACCGGGTGCATCCGGATGCAACAGGTCACATGGTGTTGACGAAGGCGTTTCTAGATGCGGTTGGATTCGAATGGTCAGGTGGAAGCAAGTAACGGTCAGAATTATTTGTTCAAACGTCTGCTATATTTCTATCTTCTCGGCACGGAGAACCTGAACTTAAACATGCACTTATAGAAAGGATGCGATGAAATGAGTAGCTTGAACATTGCGGTACATAGTCATGCGTTGTTGGGGGAAGGTCCAAGCTGGGACGCTGAACAAGGTCGCTTGTTGTGGGTCGATATCGAAGGCTTCAAGGTACATGTCTTTGATCCGTCTACAGGTAGTGATCAGGCTTATGATGTGGGCGAACATGTAGGAGCCGTTGTCCCTTATCGTAGAGATGAAGTCATCGTGGCTTTGCGAAGTGGATTCCATGCTTTTCATCTGGGGACAGGACAACTTCAACGTATCGAAGAAGATCCGGAACGCGGCATCGAAACGAACCGTTTCAATGATGGCAAGTGTGATGCCCGTGGAAGATTCTGGGCTGGCACGATGGGGATGGGCAATGGTGATCGAGAAACGGGAGCTTTGTATTGTTTAGAAGAGGGGAAACCAGTTAGAAAAATGGTCGATCATATCTCCACCTCTAATGGTCTGGGCTGGAGTGTGGATCATCGTTCAATGTATTATATCGACACACCTACAAGATCCATAGATCGGTTCGATTATGATTTGGAAGAGGGCACCATCGCCAATCGTACTTCGATCATCTCCATTCCTGAGGAAATGGGCTATCCTGATGGCATGTCCGTAGATGCAGAAGGCATGTTATGGGTCGCGCATTGGGGCGGAGGACGTATTACACGTTGGAACCCTGATACAGCTGAACTGCTTGAACAGATCGTAGTGCCTGCTGATCAGGTGACCTCGTGTTGTTTTGGCGGTGTAAACTTGGAAGACCTCTACATTACGACTGCAAGAATTGGTATTTCCGAAGAACGACTCTTGGAAACACCAGATGCAGGCTCTGTATTTGTCATTAAGCCAGGAGTGAAAGGGCAGAAAACCAATGCATATGGCAGCTCCAACCATCTAACTTGCGAGTAGTGAGTTGATTGAACGGTAAATTGGACTATGCCTGTTTTTGGATGGATAACTCAGCCATCGATCTCAGCATCACGTAGAATATTTTTATCGCATATAAATAAGACCTTCTTAGGTTAGCCAGGACTACTGGTTAGCCTTTTTGTTGTATTTTGATACGACAAAAAATTCACCAAAAAAATTAGTGTATGACAAGAATTGGAGCAGGATTTTTATTTTTGCCAACGAATGTTATTTATTGATAATATTTTACAATATTTAAATCGGTAATGACATGCAAGAGAAGTTGTAAATTATAGGTCTTTAGTTCGTTTTGTAAGCGCTTAACTATAATGGGCGGAGAGGAGGTGGGGCTTGTTCCGATATGAGGTCGCACCGCAGGTCTAGAAATACGATATGCTTACGCATTAAGTCATCCTGAGACAGCAGGGTTGAACCGGATGTAATGAACATATTGAAGAGGAGGCGAAGTTAAATGAAAACGTTTTTGGGAAAATTGCGGGTGGTCAGCCTAACGCTTGTTGTGGCTACAGCATCTTTAGGAATACTAGCAGGTGCAACGGAAGCTGCACCATCGGAGCCCTATCAGTGGAAAAGTGTAGTGACAGGTGCGGGTGGTGGCTTTGTTCCCGGGATTATTTTCAATGAATCTGAGAAAGACCTAATCTATGCTCGTACGGATATTGGAGGAGCCTATCGATGGAATCCGTCCAATGAGAGCTGGATTCCGCTGACTGATTTCGTTGGCTGGGACGACTGGAACAAAAACGGGGTAGATGCTCTTGCAACAGATCCGATTGACCCTGATCGGGTATATATGGCTGTTGGAACCTACACCAATTCATGGGATCAAAATAATGGTTCCATCCTCCGATCAACGGATCGAGGTGATACTTGGCAGACAACGACTCTTCCATTCAAGGTTGGCGGTAATATGCCAGGACGTTCGATGGGAGAACGGCTGGTCATTGATCCGAATGATAATCGTATTTTGTACTTTGGTGCGCGAAGCGGCAACGGGCTCTGGAAAAGCACAGATTATGGAGTAACCTGGAGCAAAGTGACGAGCTTTCCGAATCCAGGAACCTACGTACAAGATCCTAGTAACGATTACACCAGTGATATTGTCGGTCTAGCATGGATCACTTTTGATAAAACGACGGGTTCATCAGGACAAGCTACACAGACGATCCACGTGGGGGTGGCTGACCAAAACCAAAGTATCTATCGTAGCACGGATGCAGGTACGACCTGGACGGCGGTTCCAGGCCAACCGACAGGCTTCTTGCCACACCATGGTGTGCTGGATTCGGATGGTAGCCTCTATATCTCATATAGCGACGGAGTAGGTCCGTATGATGGCGAGAAAGGTGACCTGTGGAAGTTGAATACCACAACAGGTGCATGGACCAACATCAGTCCGGTGCCAAGCAGCAGCTCAGATAATTATTTTGGGTATGGTGGACTCACTGTAGATGCGCAAAACCCTGGCACGTTAATGGTTGCTACCCTGAACTCATGGTGGCCTGATGCCAATCTGTTTCGCAGTAAGGATGGGGGGGATACCTGGACACGAATCTGGGAATTCGACGGTTATCCCAACCGTAAAATGCGTTATACACAAGACATATCAGCAGCCCCTTGGTTAACATTCGGCGTCAATCCCGCTCCACCGGAAGTGTCTCCGAAGCTTGGATGGATGATCGGTGATCTGGAGATCGACCCCTTTGATTCGGATCGAATGATGTATGGAACGGGTGCAACGATATATGGAAGTGATAATCTAACGAATTGGGATAAAGATACGAAAATTGATATTTCCGTGAAAGCCAAAGGTTTGGAGGAAATAGCTGTACTGGATTTAATCAGCCCACCTAGTGGAGCACATCTAATCAGCGGCGTGGGGGATGTTGCAGGTTTCCGTCATAATGATCTGGATCAAGCCCCTGCAACCATTTTTACGAACCCCAATTATGCTTCAACAGAAAGTCTTGACTTTGCGGAGCTAAGTCCAGGAACGATGGTACGCGTAGGTAAAGCTGATTACAGTGCAGATCCAAATGCCAAATCAATCGGTTTATCCAACGATGGTGG
This genomic interval carries:
- a CDS encoding SGNH/GDSL hydrolase family protein; this encodes MKFQRNDKVLFIGDSITDCGREHPVGEGSNGLGHGYVAQVYALLRSIYPELMLRVQNVGNGGNTIRDLKQRWDRDVLDLKPDWLTIMIGINDVWRQFDNPLSTDSHVFLEEYESTLRELVASVRPSLKGLVLMTPYYLEANPEDPMRATMDIYGEAVRRVAAEFDAIYVDTQAAFAPFWDHYYTSVLTYDRVHPDATGHMVLTKAFLDAVGFEWSGGSK
- a CDS encoding AraC family transcriptional regulator — protein: MIISAQHERYFMTSRDQTLPLYIESIGYNGSQESVKRPAGYPCYHWLQTVKGAGEFRFAGSTLILGESSGILMPPNVPHEYLRSQGDWETLYITFAGSQCSAITEGLGLGEAAIYQWEVDSPPEHYGRQVLGSMGSDQDLSGLEASADMYRFLILLKKHGMKGSRSSISHAVERLAPLIAYMERHYADPDIGLEEMAAILGITPRHLNTLFKQSFGMTAYSYFILLRIRKSKELMTGDRMLTIKETATRVGFRDASHFVATFRRIEHVTPEQFRTLY
- a CDS encoding alpha/beta hydrolase, which gives rise to MTSIIPLWDHAAPYAAIGHEDEMPHLIPFIHPGSESAVIICPGGGYGFLADHEGAPIAELLNRAGISAFVLKYRVAPHQQPAPLTDGQRAIRYVRAHAEDFGIHPSKIAVLGFSAGGHLTAMLGTVYDEGQTEHADPIERVSSRPDRIILCYPVITMESYGHAGSRENLLGPEASDELVIAYSAEKQVKADAPEAFIWHTSDDGAVPVQNSLRYALALGTHGIPYDLHVFEKGSHGLGLAEDNAAVSAWSGLCLTWLKNQGW
- a CDS encoding SMP-30/gluconolactonase/LRE family protein; its protein translation is MSSLNIAVHSHALLGEGPSWDAEQGRLLWVDIEGFKVHVFDPSTGSDQAYDVGEHVGAVVPYRRDEVIVALRSGFHAFHLGTGQLQRIEEDPERGIETNRFNDGKCDARGRFWAGTMGMGNGDRETGALYCLEEGKPVRKMVDHISTSNGLGWSVDHRSMYYIDTPTRSIDRFDYDLEEGTIANRTSIISIPEEMGYPDGMSVDAEGMLWVAHWGGGRITRWNPDTAELLEQIVVPADQVTSCCFGGVNLEDLYITTARIGISEERLLETPDAGSVFVIKPGVKGQKTNAYGSSNHLTCE
- a CDS encoding X2-like carbohydrate binding domain-containing protein, which produces MKTFLGKLRVVSLTLVVATASLGILAGATEAAPSEPYQWKSVVTGAGGGFVPGIIFNESEKDLIYARTDIGGAYRWNPSNESWIPLTDFVGWDDWNKNGVDALATDPIDPDRVYMAVGTYTNSWDQNNGSILRSTDRGDTWQTTTLPFKVGGNMPGRSMGERLVIDPNDNRILYFGARSGNGLWKSTDYGVTWSKVTSFPNPGTYVQDPSNDYTSDIVGLAWITFDKTTGSSGQATQTIHVGVADQNQSIYRSTDAGTTWTAVPGQPTGFLPHHGVLDSDGSLYISYSDGVGPYDGEKGDLWKLNTTTGAWTNISPVPSSSSDNYFGYGGLTVDAQNPGTLMVATLNSWWPDANLFRSKDGGDTWTRIWEFDGYPNRKMRYTQDISAAPWLTFGVNPAPPEVSPKLGWMIGDLEIDPFDSDRMMYGTGATIYGSDNLTNWDKDTKIDISVKAKGLEEIAVLDLISPPSGAHLISGVGDVAGFRHNDLDQAPATIFTNPNYASTESLDFAELSPGTMVRVGKADYSADPNAKSIGLSNDGGTTWYKANAEPAGTAGGGTVAISADGNRLVWSTSDKGVYYSATSGNSWIASSGIPAQAKVISDRVNPNKFYAFAAGKIYVSVNGGASFTTSAATGLPVDGNSDLDAVPGIEGEIWFAGGNEESGPYGLWRSTDSGASFSKLSNVEEADSIGFGKAAPGQDVVALYTIAQIDGTRGFFRSDDGGASWVRINDDQHQYARVTTITGDPRIYGRVYLGTNGRGILYADPVGGNNGGGGNPPVSNSSIHPLTAEFDLATEHQADISINLTLNGNTLSSIRVGNSTLTEGTDYTFTGSQVILSKTYLATLPVGKTAFRFVFSAGNDANFNLNVKKTTTPHPEPTGTVRIEMYNASTAATGSSINPKFKLTNTGTTALNLADVKIRYYYTINGNEPQNFFCDWATVGGANVTGTFSALPTPVTGADSVLEIGFTSSAGTLAPGQSTEIQTRFSKNNWTNYTQTDDYSFASSHSTYEDWSKVTGYIAGNLQWGIEP